Within Vidua macroura isolate BioBank_ID:100142 chromosome 11, ASM2450914v1, whole genome shotgun sequence, the genomic segment GAAGAGCTTTTTGGCTGCCTGGAACAGGAGACAGCAGGCACAAACTGGCCAAGATGTTTGCAGGGTGTGTCCCCTTCTCTTGGTTCTGGTGCCATTCTCCAGTTGGCTTCCCCTTGCCACAGAAAAGGCCCTGCCTTCTCGAGTCACTCTGCTGGCAAGAACCTGGGTGCAAGTGAGGCTGTGGGGCCTCTGCCCCCTCTCTGTGAGATGCAGGGGTTTTGCTCAGAGGCTACATGAAGGAGGTTTCTTTCAGGTGTCAAGCACCCaagccagccctggcaggacTGGGCATGCGGCAACACTGGGAGGAGCCAAGGAAGGGCGCTGTGCCTGCGGGGGTCTGTGTGCCTCACACCAAATGGCTGTTCCTACCCGTAGGTGCCTGAGAGTGTGAACACTGAGCCCATACTGGGACTGTCACAATGCCCCCTCTGCCAGCTCGAGTGTGGAAGCAGAGATCAACTCATTGCACACGTCTACCAGGTAGGGATAGTTCCAACTGGGGAATGTCTCTGGCCTGAAGCCTCAAATCCAGAAACAACTCAAAGCACAGGGTAACTTTGTTCTGGTCTTTGCAACCACAGAACTGAGTGTCTAGCTAGGATGTGACTGAAGTTTACAGCTGTAAACTGTGTCCAGAGGGTGTCTGGGGGAAAGAATTAGCGAGGCCCTGGTCTACAGATCTGGAAAAGATAACTCTAAGCCAAGGCAGTCTCTGTAAGTATTTCAGGCTAAAACCAGGCAGTTCCTTCAAACTAAACATGGAAGCAATTTTTATATCATTCGGTGAGATAAGATCATTCCTGATCATATATGTTATACTTCATTACAGTTCCTGTAATTGTCCATGAGAATAGCTGTTCTTCCTCAAAATTATTCCAGTTTTTCAAGAAATATGTGATGAAATCTTAGGTTTTGTTGTCAGTGCTTTCTTCATAGCACATCAAAGTCTGTAGCAGAAGGAATGAAACAGAACTTACCTGTACCAGTTGTCTCCATGTAAGTGCTTCTTCACCAGCATCCAGCCTTGCTTTAACTGAGTCATGCTTTGTCCTGCACCAGCAGTTCCTCAAATGCATTCCTGAAAACAAGGGTCAGGTCTTACAATCCAAGTGTTTTGGCCttaattttttctcctgcacTGGAGTTGAGCTATAAAgggattttcttcttgtttgaCCCGTGACACAACAAATTACTTGTCTTGAGCTTGGTCTAAAAGCTGGCAGACAGAGGTTTAGTGGTAAAGGGTTCCCATTCCAAGAGGCTGAACAGAATGGTTTGAGCATGCCTTGGactgggcagggagctgggcaaTATGTAACTACCACCTGAGTGGTTGTTTTGCAGCACACTGGAGCGGTGGTGAGTGCCAAGAGCTACCTGTGTCCTGTGTGTGGCAGAGCCCTCAGCTCCCCAGGATCCCTTGGGAGACATCTCCTGATCCACTCAGAGGACCAGCTGTCCAACTGTGCAGTTTGTGGAGCACGCTTCACCAGCCACGCCACCTTCAACAGGTCAGGGTCACCCTGGCCTATGAGTGGGCTAGGGCAGCACATTAAAGATTCGGTGGGTTGCTTTGAATGACTCAGAAGTTGTGGCTCTGGACCCACTGAGGCCTGTAGGACAGTGCTAAACATCCCCAGTGAGTGAGATTCTCTTGATTCCTTCCGGTCTGCAGCTCTGCATCCCCTGCCAAGACatctgcaggctgtgctggtaAAAGGCTCTTTCTTAGCACTGTGCAGAGCTAGAGAAAGTGCTGTGGGCTCCAGTCACTGGAGAACAATCCACCCCTTCCCTTGCCCAGCAATCCAGTGGAGTAAGGCTGCGCTATCCAGATGTGTTCATCATGTCCTGAGCAGGACCACAGGAAGAGACCAGAATGTTCTTTCTTTGTGTCCTGCTAGTGGGAGATTATCCACTGACCAGTGGAATGGGGCTAAAAGGAGAAATTCAGAGATGATGGGGAGGAGCAGCTTGCTGGTTTATTCCCACTCTTGCACTCTTCCAACCCACGTACTGCTCTGGGCTAATCCACTTCCTTGTCCTGAATAggagagcattttattttagGTACTCAGACATATCTGTGGGCAAATGATTTAGCAGAGGGCTCTGCCATGGGCTATAAGTGGGAGCACTGTTCATGGCAGCCCATGGGGACTCTGCCCAAAGCTCCAAGCCTCTGACTGCATTCCTCCTGCTTTGcagtgagaagctgccagagaTGCTCAGTGCGGATCGGCTGCCGGCACCACAGAGCCAGGGCCCCTCCAGCGCTGAGGGTAAGGATGTTGCCTTCTGCACCCCTGTGTATCCTGCGGGCATCCTCCTGGTGTGCAACAACTGCGCTGCGTACCGCAAGctgctggaggcacagaccCCTGGCATGCGCAAGTGGGCCCTGCGGCGCCAGAACGAGCCCCTGGAAGTGCGGCTGCAGCGCCTGGAGCGGGAGCGTACAGCCAAGAAGAGCCGGCGGGACAACGAGACGCCTGAGGAGCGCGAAGTGAGGCGTATGCGGGATCGGGAAGCCAAGCGGCTGCAGCGCATGCAGGAGACAGATGAGCAGCGGGCACGGCGGCTGCAGAGGGACCGGGAAGCCATGCGCCTGAAACGTGCCAACGAGACCCCCGAGAAGCGACAAGCCCGGCTCATCCGCGAGCGTGAAGCCAAGAGGCTCAAGCGGCGCCTGGAGAAAATGGATATGATGCTCCGGGCACAGTTTGGCCAGGACTCCTCTGCCATGGCCGCTCTGGCAGCTGAGATGAACTTCTTTCAGCTGCCAGTGAGCAATGTGGAGCTGGAGAGCCAGCTGCTGGGCAAAATGACCTTTGAGGAGCAGAGCAACAGTGCGTTGCACTAAACCACAGCCAAGAACTGTGCTGCCTTTGTTGCACCTGCCACATGTGCACTAGCAGGCTTCTGCACTCAGGAGGCTGCTGTGGGTCCCTGCCTGACCCTCCCTGACAGGTGGTTCTGGTTTTCCTCTGAACCCAGGAGGAGACCAGAGCTGAGAGATGCCTGCCAAAGCAGCTCTGATGGGAGCAGATTCTGAGGATACAGTCTGCTCTGGGGGCCAAGTCACAGCCTgtgacagaacaaaaataaattaatgtattaattaacattaattaatGTTCACATGTATTAATCCCtttctttaccttttgtgcTTTGTCCTGTTTTTGGGCCCTTGCTGCCCAAAAAGGTCTAggctgctgcagttctgctgtAGGTGAAATCCACCtcaataaaaaaggaaaaggatctTGTTCACTGCAGCATGAATTACAGAGCTGAAGACAGATAGTCCACAAAGTCCTCCAGGAGTAAATCCTTTGCAGCTTGTGCCcgtaaaaaggaaacaaaggaggATGCCCTTCTGGAAATGCCTGTGCACACCCTTTTTTAAAACATCGTTATTACATACTTAGTTGCAGTGGCATCCATGGAAAAACTAAGGAACCTAAGGTCCTGTTTTAAGATACCCCATAAAAATAGTGAAAGAAAGGCTGGCCAAGGTAAACAAATAGCAAGCAGGTTTGCTGCTTTACTCACAAGTTATTTTCACTTAAACAGCATTTCAGGTTTGCAAGTGAAAGAGTTGACTGAATGGTAAATAACAGAGTAGGTCAGTTTCTAGGACTTTAtgggtttgcttttctctttattcagcactggtgaggccacatctggagaCCTGTGTCCAGTGCTGGAGTCCCCAGTGCAAGAGCAGCACAGATGTACTGGAGGCAAAACATCATTGTAGCCTGTGCCTACAGGAAAAGGTTCTCGTTGCTAATAGAAATCGCTATTAAAACTATGCAACTATGGAAACGATATCTAGGCATATTTAAACTGCAAAAGGCAAAGCAGTGGCACAGAAGGACTTGTGGCAGGGCAAAGAAGTGGTACACCCTCCATTATTTGGCTTCTTTAAGAGTGAGCACCTGAAAATGCATGGTGTTAGCTTTGTGGTTTTGAGACATCAGCTCACCAAAAGCCAGTGTGCCATGTGCCACACTTCTGTGTTTTGTAGCTGGAAGCCCCTATTACCTCCATAGCATTTCCAGTTAAGGTCTAGAGTCATACAGTGGTTCAAACACCTTGGGAAGTACTGTCTTCTCTCTGATGGCTGTTTCTCTTTAAGTCAGAAATGGTGACCACAAGACTGCTACTTGAGATCAGAAGAGTAAAGTTAAAACAAGAAGCAAAACCTTTTGATCAGACTACTTAAAACACTCATTTCCTCCTCacttttcagtttgaaaaacaTTTGATTGTAGTCCCTTAAAGCCCTAGTTAAAATAGTTACCTTCAAAATGCATAATGTTGCACTTTTCTGGCAAATAATGAACCACTCTCACAGCCAGCCCTGCGGATGCTGCTAGGAAACAGCATTGAACCTTTTTAGTGCAagttttcttctcctgccaCTGCAACATCTAGTTTCCTCCCTGTACAGAAGCTGTTTTAACATGATGTTCATTCATCATGTAGAGCTGACACCCAGGAGCCATCCCTGCTTCTCTCTCTTTGGGAAAAGGCACTGTAAAGGAGCTGTTCAGTTCCATGTTCCTTTGTTCATACCCTCTTTTGTTCTCTGATCTCTCACTTTTATCTTCACTTGTGTTCGTTTTGATACTCAAACCCCCGGTTTGCTTCTGGCAGTATCTGCTTTTGCTCTGCCTCGTGTTTTGCTTGCCCAGCAGAGATGTACCTTTACTCTCCAACCTGCAGCTGGAATTTTCCCTGTAGTGTTCTGACACCTTATCTTTATTCCAAGGGGTTCAGGAGAGACCACATAACACAAAAGtagctgaaaacacagaattatgACTTATAATCCATCTGTCACCCTGTATCTTGCCCTTGTCTCCAGATCACTTCCAGAGAAGTCACATGCTAATGACCACTGATACTGCAGACAAGCAAAAAGTCTCAAACACCAAAGGAAAAGCTATTGgtttatatatagatatatatatatatatgtatatagatatatactGTGTTTACAGAGTCAACAAGTTAAATGCAATATTCATAAAAGcattaacaataaaaatacaatttgttTGTAGGCAAGTACAGACTTAAAAtggtaaaacaggaaaaaggatCTCACCAAAGTACAAATATACAGTAcaaattgatttatttaaaacagtTACAAAATAAGCACAACAAAATAGAGATTATCCTTAGAATTATTAATGCTTTGTTAAAGATCAGGTAGGAGGAAAGGGGCAGGGACAAAGTTGGAGGGGAGCACCTGACTAGTTCTAAGGCTTTAGATACACTGCATCGGTTACATGTTAATACAGCCATATACTGGGGGTTATAGTGAGGGGTCAGCACTTATCTACAAACATCTCTCTGCCTCAGGGCAGCCCAGCCAGCTCCCccgtctctctc encodes:
- the ZNF821 gene encoding zinc finger protein 821 isoform X3; the encoded protein is MVKVKKELENAERPVAGTPLIRENEVPESVNTEPILGLSQCPLCQLECGSRDQLIAHVYQHTGAVVSAKSYLCPVCGRALSSPGSLGRHLLIHSEDQLSNCAVCGARFTSHATFNSEKLPEMLSADRLPAPQSQGPSSAEGKDVAFCTPVYPAGILLVCNNCAAYRKLLEAQTPGMRKWALRRQNEPLEVRLQRLERERTAKKSRRDNETPEEREVRRMRDREAKRLQRMQETDEQRARRLQRDREAMRLKRANETPEKRQARLIREREAKRLKRRLEKMDMMLRAQFGQDSSAMAALAAEMNFFQLPVSNVELESQLLGKMTFEEQSNSALH
- the ZNF821 gene encoding zinc finger protein 821 isoform X1, whose translation is MSRRKQTTPNKVHCTGLTSAGARGWCGRVGKQRSDLSAFQEVTPEVLHSAGEQVFAGLEEQARQAMMKNNFPGTLGDQRPTIRPLQDPDSSSSGSDDEETTQDEVSSHTSEEDGSMVKVKKELENAERPVAGTPLIRENEVPESVNTEPILGLSQCPLCQLECGSRDQLIAHVYQHTGAVVSAKSYLCPVCGRALSSPGSLGRHLLIHSEDQLSNCAVCGARFTSHATFNSEKLPEMLSADRLPAPQSQGPSSAEGKDVAFCTPVYPAGILLVCNNCAAYRKLLEAQTPGMRKWALRRQNEPLEVRLQRLERERTAKKSRRDNETPEEREVRRMRDREAKRLQRMQETDEQRARRLQRDREAMRLKRANETPEKRQARLIREREAKRLKRRLEKMDMMLRAQFGQDSSAMAALAAEMNFFQLPVSNVELESQLLGKMTFEEQSNSALH
- the ZNF821 gene encoding zinc finger protein 821 isoform X2; amino-acid sequence: MSRRKQTTPNKVHWEQVFAGLEEQARQAMMKNNFPGTLGDQRPTIRPLQDPDSSSSGSDDEETTQDEVSSHTSEEDGSMVKVKKELENAERPVAGTPLIRENEVPESVNTEPILGLSQCPLCQLECGSRDQLIAHVYQHTGAVVSAKSYLCPVCGRALSSPGSLGRHLLIHSEDQLSNCAVCGARFTSHATFNSEKLPEMLSADRLPAPQSQGPSSAEGKDVAFCTPVYPAGILLVCNNCAAYRKLLEAQTPGMRKWALRRQNEPLEVRLQRLERERTAKKSRRDNETPEEREVRRMRDREAKRLQRMQETDEQRARRLQRDREAMRLKRANETPEKRQARLIREREAKRLKRRLEKMDMMLRAQFGQDSSAMAALAAEMNFFQLPVSNVELESQLLGKMTFEEQSNSALH